In Clostridium sporogenes, one genomic interval encodes:
- the pheS gene encoding phenylalanine--tRNA ligase subunit alpha, which produces MREKLEEIKNSAINELKTALSKDELENIRVRYLGKKGELTQILRGMGALSQEERPVVGKVANEIRSYIEETIKEAFSDIKNKEKSMRLENETIDITMPGKKQVVGKRHPLDLTLESMKDIFISMGFTIEEGPEVELDKYNFEALNIPKNHPARGEQDTFYINDNLVLRTQTSPIQIRTMENQKPPIKMIAPGKVYRSDSVDATHSPIFYQMEGLVVDKGITFSDLKGTLELFAKRMFGDKVKTKFRPHHFPFTEPSAEMDATCFVCNGEGCKVCKGSGWIELLGCGMVHPQVLRNCNIDPEVYSGFAFGFGVDRMVMMKYAIDDIRLLYESDMRFLNQF; this is translated from the coding sequence ATGCGTGAAAAATTAGAAGAGATTAAAAATAGTGCAATAAATGAATTAAAAACAGCTTTAAGTAAAGACGAGTTAGAAAACATAAGAGTAAGATATTTAGGGAAAAAGGGTGAACTTACACAAATACTTAGAGGGATGGGAGCTTTATCTCAAGAAGAAAGACCTGTTGTAGGTAAAGTTGCTAATGAAATAAGATCATATATAGAAGAAACTATAAAAGAAGCTTTCTCCGATATAAAAAATAAAGAAAAATCTATGAGGCTAGAAAATGAAACCATAGATATAACTATGCCAGGAAAAAAACAAGTAGTAGGAAAAAGGCATCCTTTAGATTTAACATTAGAAAGTATGAAAGATATATTTATATCTATGGGATTTACCATTGAAGAAGGTCCAGAAGTTGAACTTGATAAATATAATTTTGAAGCATTAAATATACCGAAAAATCATCCAGCAAGAGGAGAACAAGATACTTTTTATATAAATGATAATTTGGTTTTAAGAACTCAAACATCTCCAATACAAATAAGAACTATGGAAAATCAAAAACCTCCTATTAAGATGATAGCTCCAGGGAAGGTTTATCGTTCTGATTCAGTAGATGCTACTCATTCACCTATATTTTATCAAATGGAAGGATTAGTAGTAGATAAAGGAATAACTTTTTCAGATTTAAAAGGTACATTAGAATTATTTGCAAAAAGAATGTTTGGAGATAAGGTTAAAACTAAGTTTAGACCACATCATTTCCCATTTACAGAACCTTCAGCAGAAATGGATGCTACATGCTTTGTATGCAATGGAGAAGGATGCAAAGTGTGTAAAGGTAGTGGTTGGATTGAACTTTTAGGTTGTGGAATGGTTCATCCTCAAGTTCTTAGAAACTGTAATATAGATCCAGAAGTTTATAGCGGATTTGCATTTGGATTCGGAGTAGATAGAATGGTTATGATGAAATATGCTATAGATGATATAAGACTTTTATATGAAAGTGATATGAGATTTCTAAATCAATTTTAA
- the pheT gene encoding phenylalanine--tRNA ligase subunit beta, with translation MKVPVKWLNDYIDIDISPKELGDRLTLSGSKVEEVVTTGDEIQNVVTGKIMEIRKHPDADKLSICQVDIGKEENIQIVTAATNMKEMDIIPVALHGSTLHGGLKIKKGKLRGEVSNGMFCSEEELGLAGDEPVYGLMILDQDTPVGKDIKKVLKMESSVIEFEITSNRPDCLSVIGIARESAATLNKKYTIPVIEFSPKCSENIENFLRVEVKDTLCRRYMARGIKNVKVNQSPGWMQERLLEAGVRPINNIVDITNFVMLELGQPMHAFDRKEIRTNTIVVERAKEGEKFTTLDETERELDVDILNIKDGDRTVAVAGIMGGLNSEVKEDTKEIILECANFDGTNIRISSKKLGLRTEASSRFEKDLDPNLVELAMDRACKLIQELGAGDVMEGSVDVYENKLEPHILEVDSNWINKFLGTDISKEEMQECLDRLDLNTEIKGEILEVHVPTFRCDLNIKEDIAEEIARIYGYNNIPITTIKSVTMQAGKNEKQRLDDKVIETLMASGLNQSISYSFVSPKVFDKINLKEDSNLRKVVKIKNPLGEDFSIMRTTTIPSMMESLSRNYSRNNDYASLFEIGKIYIPKEDPTELPEEKNIVTIGLYGAVDYFSLKGIVENILGGLGIDNWKLKRQEENPTFHQGRTAELYIKKDYVGTLGEIHPDVQDNYDIEERCYIAELNLDVLYRHSNVKKEYSQLPKFPAVTRDIAVIVDDTVLVQEIENIIKNGGGNILESIHLFDVYKGKQIPEGKKSIAYSIVYRNAQRTLKDSEVNKVHDKIVRTLEHKLGAQLRD, from the coding sequence ATGAAAGTTCCAGTTAAATGGTTAAATGATTATATAGATATAGATATTTCTCCAAAGGAATTAGGAGATAGACTTACATTGTCAGGTTCAAAGGTAGAAGAAGTTGTTACTACAGGTGACGAAATACAAAATGTAGTAACAGGAAAAATAATGGAGATAAGAAAACATCCTGATGCAGATAAACTTTCTATTTGTCAAGTAGATATAGGTAAAGAAGAAAATATTCAAATAGTTACAGCTGCTACAAATATGAAAGAGATGGATATAATTCCTGTAGCTCTTCATGGGTCTACATTACATGGTGGGTTAAAAATTAAAAAAGGTAAATTAAGAGGAGAAGTATCCAATGGTATGTTCTGCTCTGAAGAAGAACTAGGTCTAGCAGGGGATGAACCTGTGTATGGGCTTATGATTCTAGATCAGGATACACCTGTAGGAAAAGACATAAAAAAGGTATTAAAAATGGAAAGCTCTGTTATAGAGTTTGAAATTACATCTAATAGACCAGATTGTTTAAGTGTAATAGGTATAGCAAGGGAATCTGCTGCTACTTTAAATAAAAAATATACTATTCCAGTGATAGAGTTTTCCCCAAAATGTAGTGAGAATATAGAAAACTTTTTAAGAGTAGAAGTAAAGGATACTCTTTGCAGAAGATATATGGCAAGAGGTATTAAAAATGTTAAAGTAAATCAATCACCAGGCTGGATGCAAGAAAGACTATTAGAAGCAGGGGTTAGACCTATAAACAATATAGTAGATATAACAAATTTTGTAATGTTAGAATTAGGTCAACCAATGCATGCTTTTGATAGAAAAGAAATAAGAACAAATACTATAGTGGTAGAAAGAGCAAAAGAAGGAGAAAAGTTTACTACACTAGATGAGACAGAAAGAGAATTAGATGTAGATATACTTAATATAAAAGATGGAGATAGAACTGTAGCTGTTGCTGGCATAATGGGTGGTTTAAACTCAGAAGTAAAAGAAGATACAAAAGAAATAATATTAGAATGTGCTAATTTTGATGGAACTAATATAAGAATATCTTCTAAAAAATTAGGATTAAGAACAGAAGCTTCTTCTAGATTTGAAAAAGATTTAGATCCTAATTTAGTGGAATTAGCTATGGATAGAGCTTGTAAATTAATTCAAGAACTAGGTGCAGGAGATGTAATGGAAGGTTCTGTAGATGTATATGAAAACAAATTAGAACCTCATATTTTAGAAGTAGACAGCAACTGGATAAATAAATTTTTAGGTACAGATATATCAAAAGAAGAAATGCAAGAATGCTTGGATAGATTGGATCTTAATACAGAAATAAAGGGAGAAATTTTAGAAGTACATGTACCAACTTTTAGATGTGATTTAAACATAAAAGAAGATATAGCAGAAGAAATAGCAAGAATATATGGATACAATAATATTCCAATAACTACAATAAAGAGTGTTACTATGCAAGCAGGAAAAAATGAAAAACAACGTTTAGATGATAAGGTTATAGAAACACTTATGGCCAGTGGATTAAACCAATCTATAAGCTATTCTTTTGTAAGTCCAAAGGTATTTGACAAAATTAATTTAAAAGAAGATAGTAACTTAAGAAAAGTGGTTAAGATAAAAAATCCTTTAGGAGAAGATTTTAGTATAATGAGAACCACTACAATACCTTCTATGATGGAATCTTTGAGTAGAAACTACTCAAGAAACAATGATTATGCTTCTTTATTTGAAATTGGAAAGATATATATTCCAAAGGAAGATCCTACAGAACTTCCAGAAGAAAAGAATATTGTTACTATAGGATTATATGGTGCTGTAGATTATTTTAGCTTAAAAGGTATAGTAGAAAATATACTAGGCGGATTAGGTATAGATAATTGGAAATTAAAAAGACAGGAAGAAAATCCTACTTTTCATCAAGGAAGAACTGCAGAACTTTATATAAAGAAAGATTATGTAGGTACGCTAGGAGAAATACATCCAGATGTACAGGATAACTATGATATAGAAGAAAGATGTTATATAGCAGAATTAAATTTAGATGTTTTATATAGGCATTCTAATGTTAAAAAGGAATATAGTCAATTACCAAAATTCCCAGCAGTAACTAGAGATATAGCAGTAATTGTGGATGATACAGTTTTAGTTCAAGAAATAGAAAATATAATTAAAAATGGTGGTGGAAATATACTTGAAAGTATACACCTATTTGATGTTTATAAAGGAAAACAAATACCAGAAGGAAAGAAGAGTATAGCATATTCTATAGTTTACAGAAATGCACAAAGAACCCTTAAAGATTCAGAGGTAAATAAAGTTCATGACAAAATAGTAAGAACCCTAGAACATAAGTTAGGAGCACAACTTAGAGATTAA
- the zapA gene encoding cell division protein ZapA, producing the protein MNIITVKINGVEYNLKGEEQEDYLHKVARYVDKKIADILDNNPKLSTSSASILTAINAVDDGLKKEQEIENLQLEIDKFKKIQHHQNLKVEEIRNLLAEEKEKNKDLEAQDVNDSIKEYKEKLEKLQVQMALMEKTAKKYMEENNKVKIQNKELKFQLQSSKYKILDLEKKLMDSQLNLAKEKKKLNPLQVKDMKSK; encoded by the coding sequence ATGAATATTATAACGGTTAAAATAAATGGTGTTGAGTATAATTTAAAAGGAGAAGAACAAGAGGATTATCTTCACAAGGTGGCTAGATATGTGGATAAAAAAATAGCAGATATACTAGATAATAATCCTAAATTGAGTACTTCTTCAGCTTCAATATTGACAGCAATAAATGCTGTAGATGATGGATTAAAAAAAGAGCAAGAAATAGAAAATTTACAATTAGAAATAGATAAATTTAAAAAAATTCAGCATCATCAAAATTTAAAAGTAGAAGAAATAAGAAATTTATTAGCAGAAGAAAAGGAAAAGAATAAAGATTTAGAAGCGCAGGACGTAAATGATTCTATAAAAGAATATAAAGAAAAACTGGAGAAATTACAAGTACAAATGGCACTTATGGAGAAAACAGCGAAAAAATATATGGAAGAAAACAATAAAGTTAAGATTCAAAATAAGGAACTAAAATTTCAATTACAATCTTCTAAATATAAAATTTTAGATTTAGAAAAAAAGCTAATGGATAGTCAATTGAATTTGGCTAAAGAAAAGAAGAAATTAAATCCACTACAGGTAAAAGATATGAAAAGTAAATAA
- a CDS encoding exosporium glycoprotein BclB-related protein, whose protein sequence is MIYLSNRCKICVPCCGRCTCPRGVTGPTGPRGATGPRGATGPRGITGPRGITGPRGITGPRGITGPRGITGPRGITGPRGITGPRGITGPRGITGPRGITGPRGITGPRGITGPRGITGPRGITGPRGITGPTGASAIIPFASGGPVALVTVLGGLANTGALLGFGSSFAGVTVSAGTITLSPTVSDFAFVAPRAGTITSLAGFFSATVGITLLSPVQIRLTIYTAPAGSNTFTPVGTPLLLTPALGVIAIGTTASGITAESIAVAAGDKILLVADSDTLGVSLASTVTGFVSAGIAIS, encoded by the coding sequence GTGATTTATTTGAGTAATAGATGTAAAATATGCGTACCATGTTGTGGTAGATGCACCTGTCCTAGAGGTGTAACTGGACCTACTGGCCCTAGAGGTGCCACTGGTCCTAGAGGTGCTACTGGTCCTAGGGGTATTACTGGTCCTAGAGGTATTACCGGTCCTAGAGGCATTACTGGTCCTAGAGGTATTACTGGTCCTAGAGGTATTACTGGTCCTAGAGGTATTACTGGTCCTAGAGGTATTACTGGTCCTAGAGGTATTACTGGTCCTAGAGGTATTACTGGTCCTAGAGGTATTACTGGTCCTAGAGGTATTACTGGTCCTAGAGGTATTACTGGTCCTAGAGGTATTACTGGTCCTAGAGGTATTACTGGTCCTAGAGGTATTACTGGTCCTACTGGTGCATCTGCTATAATACCATTTGCATCCGGAGGCCCTGTTGCATTAGTAACCGTTTTAGGAGGCTTAGCAAATACAGGTGCTTTACTTGGATTTGGAAGCTCATTTGCTGGAGTTACTGTTTCTGCTGGAACTATCACTTTAAGTCCAACAGTTTCTGACTTCGCATTTGTTGCTCCTCGTGCTGGAACTATAACATCATTAGCTGGATTCTTTAGTGCTACAGTTGGAATAACTTTATTAAGCCCTGTACAAATACGTTTAACAATATACACTGCACCTGCGGGTAGTAATACCTTTACTCCAGTTGGTACTCCTTTATTATTAACTCCAGCTCTAGGAGTAATTGCTATTGGTACTACTGCAAGTGGTATTACTGCTGAAAGTATTGCAGTTGCTGCAGGAGATAAGATACTATTAGTTGCTGACAGCGATACACTTGGTGTAAGTTTAGCTTCTACTGTTACAGGATTTGTAAGTGCAGGTATAGCAATTAGTTAG
- a CDS encoding spore surface glycoprotein BclB has protein sequence MTGATGPKGVTGTTGPRGITGPTGIQGVTGATGPQGVTGTTGPRGITGSTGIQGITGTTGPRGITGPTGIQGVTGATGPQGVTGTTGPQGITGPTGIQGVTGATGPKGITGPTGKQGVTGATGPQGITGTTGPQGITGPTGIQGVTGSTGPRGITGPTGIQGVTGATGPQGITGPTGIQGVTGATGPKGATGATGPQGPTGATGPQGVTGPTGLQGVTGTTGPQGITGPTGIQGVTGSTGPRGITGPTGIQGVTGATGPQGTTGPTGLQGVTGTTGPIGITGPTGIQGVTGATGPKGATGATGPKGATGATGPQGPTGATGPQGVTGPTGLQGVTGTTGPRGITGPTGIQGVTGATGPQGITGTTGPRGITGPTGIQGVTGATGPQGVTGTTGPRGITGSTGPQGVTGTTGPRGITGSTGIQGITGTTGPRGITGPTGIQGVTGATGPQGVTGTTGPKGITGATGPQGVTGTTGPRGITGSTGIQGITGTTGPRGITGPTGIQGVTGATGPQGITGPTGIQGVTGATGPKGATGATGPKGATGATGPQGPTGATGPQGVTGPTGLQGVTGTTGPRGITGPTGIQGVTGTTGPRGITGATGPKGVTGTTGPRGITGPTGIQGVTGATGPRGTTGPTGLQGVTGTTGPRGITGPTGIQGITGPTGPRGATGPTGP, from the coding sequence ATAACAGGAGCTACTGGTCCTAAAGGTGTAACTGGAACTACTGGACCTAGAGGCATCACAGGACCTACTGGAATCCAAGGCGTAACTGGTGCTACTGGTCCTCAAGGTGTTACTGGAACCACTGGCCCTAGGGGCATCACAGGATCTACTGGAATCCAAGGTATTACTGGAACTACCGGTCCTAGAGGCATTACAGGACCTACTGGAATCCAAGGCGTAACTGGTGCTACTGGTCCTCAAGGTGTTACTGGAACTACAGGTCCTCAAGGCATTACTGGACCTACTGGAATCCAAGGCGTAACTGGTGCTACTGGACCTAAAGGCATAACAGGACCTACTGGAAAACAAGGCGTAACTGGTGCTACTGGACCTCAAGGTATAACTGGAACTACTGGACCTCAAGGCATTACAGGACCTACTGGAATTCAAGGTGTAACTGGTTCTACCGGCCCTAGAGGCATTACAGGACCTACTGGAATCCAAGGCGTAACTGGTGCTACTGGTCCTCAAGGTATTACAGGACCTACTGGAATTCAAGGTGTAACTGGAGCTACTGGTCCTAAAGGCGCAACTGGAGCTACCGGTCCTCAAGGCCCAACCGGAGCTACTGGTCCTCAAGGTGTTACTGGTCCTACTGGACTTCAAGGGGTAACTGGAACTACTGGACCTCAAGGCATTACAGGACCTACTGGAATTCAAGGTGTAACTGGTTCTACCGGCCCTAGAGGAATTACTGGTCCTACTGGAATCCAAGGCGTAACAGGAGCTACTGGTCCTCAAGGCACTACTGGTCCTACTGGACTTCAAGGGGTAACTGGAACTACCGGCCCTATAGGAATTACTGGTCCTACTGGAATCCAAGGTGTAACTGGTGCTACTGGCCCTAAAGGCGCAACTGGTGCTACTGGCCCTAAAGGCGCAACTGGAGCTACCGGTCCTCAAGGCCCAACCGGAGCTACTGGTCCTCAAGGTGTTACTGGTCCTACTGGACTTCAAGGGGTAACTGGAACTACCGGCCCTAGAGGAATTACTGGTCCTACTGGAATCCAAGGTGTAACTGGTGCTACTGGTCCTCAAGGCATTACTGGAACTACTGGACCTAGAGGCATCACAGGACCTACTGGAATCCAAGGCGTAACTGGTGCTACTGGTCCTCAAGGTGTAACTGGAACCACTGGCCCTAGAGGCATCACAGGATCTACTGGTCCTCAAGGTGTTACTGGAACTACCGGACCTAGAGGCATCACAGGATCTACTGGAATCCAAGGTATTACTGGAACTACTGGACCTAGAGGCATCACAGGACCTACTGGAATCCAAGGCGTAACTGGTGCTACTGGTCCTCAAGGAGTAACTGGAACCACTGGACCTAAAGGCATCACAGGAGCTACTGGTCCTCAAGGTGTTACTGGAACTACCGGACCTAGAGGCATCACAGGATCTACTGGAATCCAAGGTATTACTGGAACTACCGGTCCTAGAGGCATTACAGGACCTACTGGAATCCAAGGCGTAACTGGTGCTACTGGTCCTCAAGGTATTACAGGACCTACTGGAATTCAAGGTGTAACTGGAGCTACTGGTCCTAAAGGCGCAACTGGTGCTACTGGCCCTAAAGGCGCAACTGGTGCTACCGGTCCTCAAGGCCCAACCGGAGCTACTGGTCCTCAAGGTGTTACTGGTCCTACTGGACTTCAAGGGGTAACTGGAACTACCGGCCCTAGAGGAATTACTGGTCCTACTGGAATCCAAGGCGTAACTGGTACTACTGGACCTAGAGGTATAACAGGAGCTACTGGTCCTAAAGGTGTAACTGGAACTACTGGACCTAGAGGCATCACAGGACCTACTGGAATCCAAGGCGTAACTGGTGCTACTGGCCCTAGAGGCACTACTGGTCCTACTGGACTTCAAGGGGTAACTGGAACTACCGGCCCTAGAGGAATTACTGGTCCTACTGGAATCCAAGGTATAACTGGCCCTACTGGACCTAGAGGTGCTACTGGTCCTACTGGTCCTTAA